The Argentina anserina chromosome 5, drPotAnse1.1, whole genome shotgun sequence genome includes the window TTCACGCTGGCCAGCCCTGGCCGATGTTGCCGATTTACGTGGAGAAGGAGACGATTCTCCTATCTTACTTTTGTCTCGTATGCGTCCTGTATTCATGAGGGATATGCAACTGAGATTTTGGCAAAAGTGGTACTATGACTGTAAGTACGTTTGCTCTTAAGTATTGAATAACGATCGAGCATGTGTACCAATTGCATGACTTgtgtttcttctctctttttttgatAGGGATAAGCAGACCGGTCGATTCTAAGAATCCTGATGGTACTAAAATTGTTCCCGCAAATGTTTCAAACTCAAAAAATGATCAACGCAAGCATGCGGATGTCATTAGCTCTCGTAAGTTGAATTCTTTCATAAATATAAAGGATAAAAACCTAAAAGCCAAAATCTGTCAAAAATGGTAAATTCCTCATATAGTACCTGATGTATGGCTACTTAAACAATTTAATACataatgtatgaaaacggacaatttggtacctgaagttctcaaatatatgtcattttgatacttaagttaatgttgaccatattttcaaggCTATTTCCGTCATCCTAATtttacttcttctttttttcatatGAGCTtcaaattgcctctaaatGATTACCAAAATTTTGATAACTCCTCCACTTCGCATTtatgatgatttacgtatataagtttTTGTAATGTGGCTACCAGTCTAATTTAAAAAAagatttttttgaataaaaattaagattttttaataacaaaaaaattaagagtAGATAAaagcaatttatttcctttgccgAATATAATTAGAAAGCAATaagtttttttaatatatgcgAAATAGATGCTAAGTTGAGTGGAtgtatcaatttaattatctccaaaaatAAGCAATTATACGAaaaaatttgaagaaaaatgtgaatatGATAAGTTTAGGACTAGAATGACGAAATAACCCCaaaaatgatcaaaattgaGAGAGATAACAAAATGGTTTACAAATAAGAACTtcatgtaccaaattgtccgttttcatacattagGTATCAAAATGTCCAAGTAGTTATACTTCAAGTACCATAGAAGGAATTAACCGttcaaaaaatgaatgaaaatgaTGGTCATCTGAAAGAGATATGGGAAGATTTATTATACCATTTTCTGTATACTGTCCCTTAATGAGCTtacctttatatatatagcaaaaaTGAAATTCTTTCATATCAACAAGTAATTGATTTAGCACTAACATGCATTCTTCTACGTACGTTCTTTTTCTGTTATAGCTTCAAGTATACAACCTCAGGCTGATTCTAACCCTGATCAAGTTTCAATAGATGTTCCAAACTTGGAAATTAATCCAGGCAGTAAGGACCCTGTCCTTAGCTCAGGTAAAATTGCACGTACGTGCTCCATAATCTGTTGATGCTTATTATTCGTAATCACACGGTTCGATCAGTAATGGGTTTAAGATCATAAACACACATACATGCATATTCGTGTGTCTACGTGTGTGTATAGCACTATAGCTCACAATAATAAGGAAATTTTTACATTAAATGATCGAGTAGTCGGTTAATATCTTCGATTTATAGTTTTCcttcttgttgttgttcttATAGTCATATGCTTACCACCACCGGCTGATTCTGATGTTAGACAAGGTAGTTATGCGCATCTCAGCCCAGGTCCGTGCGTTCTCTCTTTTTGATAACTTCACACATCTCTACAACTCTACCACTATGGCTCTATGTCAACAAGGCTACTGTTTAGCTGTTAATTAGTGCATACATTTTTGAACTCGAGTGCAATAATATGTTATTCACAAGCCTTGTTGATGGTATCCCTGAACTCTTGGTTATATGTTAAAATGCATGTCTTACTTTATATTAATctaagttatatatatatatataatctagtGTTAATTTCAAACAATAGCTAATACTAACATATCTGACCTTGCGATGCAGTAATGTTATTCAAAAGGCTCAAGAATCGTCTATGTCAACTTACTGGTATAGAGTTGATAttgtttattttcattaaCATTGTGGTTAAATGAATTAGTTAAAGTATCTTTGAGCTAACAACGGTTCTTAAATTTCTGATAATCTAGGAATCAATCGTATACGTAAAATAAAGTCTGTCCATGATCAAATCGTTGAATGTATATGCTTTATTGGCAAAGAGTCTGAGAACCTTAATGACGAGATGGTCAGTAAGTCGATATTTGAAGCAATAAAACAAGGAGATGTGGACTTCGTTACTCACATGTGTAATGAAAATCGCCAGCTTATTGATGTGTACGATGAAGAAGGAAAAACCATATTTCATATGGCCATTGAATGTCGTCAGGAAGAAGTTTTTAATCTTTTATTTGGTCTCAGCGAAGAAATGATAAATGAGTTTGGACGGACTACTGTTGTGGGTACTAAAAATAGCATGTTACACAGTGCAGGAACTAGACCTCCACTTTCATCGTTTAATCATATTCAAGGTGCCAGTTTACAAATACAAAGAGAACTACAATGGTTTAAGGTTAGAATTCTTAATTAAACactaattataattcaatttgtATCTCAACGTATTCCAATTTAAATCTAACACCGATGAGATCGATAGTGTTTAGATCAACttaacatatataacactaccCATATATAGAAAATTAAGAGAAGTAGCTAGGCCGGGTTGATGTCTTGCTTAGCAAATAAGAAACCACTcttaaaataaatcatctTTTAATTACAGTTTTAGTGGATGAGCTTTTGACCGATCTTATTCttgatcaaattcaaaatgcaGGAAGTGGAGAAGGTTGTACCTCCGGGAATGTACGAATGCCGAAATACAACAGATAAGTTGACAGCTCGCGAACTATTTCATTCCAATCACGAGAAATTGATGGATGAAGCTGAAAAATCAATGAAAGGGACGGCATCTTCTTGTACAGTTGTGGGATCTCTCATTATAACCATGATGTTTGCAGCAGCATTTACAACTCCCGGTGGAAACGATAGTAACTCAGGCATTCCCGTATTCGTATCAGACGGATTATTCATGTTCTATATAATTGCGGATGCTGTGTCACTAGTAACATCCACAACTTCTGTCCTTATATTTTTGGGAATTCTCACGTCACGTTATGCAGAAAAGGATTTTCTGATAAATTTGCCCACAAAGATGATGATAGGACTTTTCGCCCTCTTTGTCTCTATTGCCACCATGATGATGACATTTTATAGTGGCCTTGTCATGATGCTTCGTGGACAATATTCATGGGTCGTTACTCCTACCATAGTGGTTGCTAGTATTCCAGTCTTCTCATTTGCGTGGATGCTCTCTCCCCTCCTTGTTCAGACTTTCATATCGACTTATGGACGTGGAATATTTAGGAGGAAAGTCAAGTGCCAGCAATGGTTGCAGAAAGAGAAGCTTTTATGAATTCTATTGATACTAATAATAAGCAGTATGCAATGAAAGATTTCAGAGATAAAGATAGTTCTGCAGCTCTTCCTTCCTATCCCTGTACAGGTATGTGTTTGATTCAAAACCACGCTTCGAATCAGTTCAGGCCAGTGATGACGATCAACTCCAGTAGGTTGTCATACTAGTGTCCTCTAGTGATCATCTTTCGATGGATCTGTTTATTGATTGTGGTATTTGTAATATATTTCATGTTTTGATGTGAAAGATCGTCTGTTTGTGGAATTTCTAAGCCATTCAGTTATGAGTAGGAAATGGTTTTATTGATTTTCCATATTTTGTAACGGCACCTTCAAGGATGTGTTATCTTCCACTGTTCCACATGGAAGAAGCACTCAAACCCTTTGTCAATCTCATTGACTCCTCTTGTTCTCTGTTTacaatcccccccccccccccccaaatgaTCAAACGAAGAACGCACCCGAACAACCTCTCCCCAAACTGCTTTGTTTTGAAGACTAATTTGTAAACGCTGCCACATCTCCACTAAAATTTTCTTCCTCTCTTGGGGATATGTCTAAAGGCGACTACAAATAAGTTTGGCTAGGCATatatcggttcggttcggtttttggCCCAAATTGAAACCGAACCACTTTGATCAGTTGTTTAGAAATTCAAACCATTCATTGAATTGAATTAATATGAATCGAAACAATCAATTTAACcgaaattcggttcggtttcggttcacATCTCatatgtaaatttttttaatttttcaagaGGTGAGACTCGAACTCCTACCTAAAAATGATGTCACAAATTACTACATCACACACTTCTCatcaataaaacatcaaatatcaatATTGAGATTCAAACTCCTGACCTAGAATATAATAACCATGCGCTCTACCAACTGCGCTAAACAACTTCTATGTTatgtttgttattttttgtactaatactcattatttattattttttaaatcattaaattaaattcgGTCGGTTTGGTTTTAAATCGGTTGGTTTGATCACGTAAACCATTTTCAAACCGTTTAAACCagtttcggttcggtttttttcattttctaaacTACATCTCTTCAGTTCGGTTATCCAGACCATATTTTCGGTTCGATTCGGtcaatttttcttatttaattcGGTTTACGCCCACCCTACAAATAAGAAGCCAGCCAGAATTTGGGAGAGTATTGTCCCTTTTACATATCTATTGCGAGCTGAACAGATTGTGTAGCTTTGGGTTCATATATAATTGGGTGAGTATATTGTTGGTGTTGGCTTTCTCTTCACGGGCTTGGCCCAAGTTGATATAATCTCATGTGGTCATGTGCGCTGCATGTGCTAGGTTAATAACACAAATTGGAGGCACATATCTAATTATATTGCCTTGAGGAGCAGCCGCACGTGCAAGTTCgaatgagaagaagaaaagcatAACGGCAGTCATATACTTCAATACTCCTACTGTATTTTCTCTTGGTCATTGTGACGTAAGCTTTAAAAGCTTAGTTTTTGGGGCTGTAgtatattgtaattgagaagTATTACTCTTCTTCTCTATGAATTCAAGAGAGAACTAATAGGTTTGGGTGTATTGTGTTTTAGTGGAAAGAGTTATTATTAACTCTAGTTATTTGTTTCTCATATTTGATCATAGTGAAATATTTGCTGGAGAGTGGACATAGATCAATTACATTGATTGAGTAAACCACTACAAATTTTGTATCAttgtatttcttttctttattatttCATGTAAATATTGTTGTTTGTTTACGTTTCCACACAACatgtatttattttactatatacTACTCTGTGTGTACTGTTCCTAAAGTCGCAGTTACGGTTTGGCCCTTACTAATGTGTTAATTGCAGCCCTGCCACTCGCTTAGATATGGAAACAGATCGGTTCATCCTGAAGCTTCCACTCTGCGTTCTCTTCTTCTGCGTTCTGcgtttctttctctctcctgcACAGTTTTTTTATCTCTCAGGTATCCAGTATGGGTATTTCTATTTCACCTTCAATTATTCAACCTTCAAACTTATTTAATGAGAATAGGAGGATGGAATGAATTCAATACAAACCCATTGATCAATTCATACGATTCAATTTAAATTCCGAGCGTGCAACTTCTCAGCGGTGAATTACGAGTATGATATATTCCGGGTTTCCAGTTTAAGTTGTTTTTCTACCGTGTTTGTGATGATGATCATTTGTATCTGTCTCATTGTACGAGATTGATTTGATCCATAGAAAGAGAGACGAGGAGTTGGCATGACCAAGCCAACAGTAGCTACCAGACATTTTTCTCtggattgaaacttgaaattaaTTGCAAGCTTTATAGTATAAATTTTCTTCTCAtttttcttcctctctttAATTCTGGGTTTgcatttgataattttttttcaattgtgattttgatttgaatttgttGTTATCTTTATATGTTCAATTGGGTGGACACTACGGTGCCTGCTATTGATGTTGTTCCTCAGCTCTCCAGGAATACTTAATGCTCTGTAAATTCATTTAGTTTGTTAGATGTGGGATTTAGATAGAATTTGTCATATCTAATGTTCTTTTGATAGAGCGAGAGTGATTCTAATATTTTGAATACATAATAGTTATTATCATTTTATAAAGATAAAAAGAAGTTAACAGATTGATAAGTGATCTAGATGTATAGATAAGACAGATTCGAAGAATATAGATAAAGAGCAAAATATACTTGAAATTGCAAAAGTGCATGTTTAACAAAGTAATTTAGCTGGATATACAAAATTGCTTCTCAGAATTTAGTTCACCCTTATCAAGTTTCCACAAACGTTTAGATATATATTACACGTATGAATTGTTGAAGAGGAATTGTATTGTGTCCTTTACTTCAATATTTGAAAGAATTATTGTTCCTGGTTAGAAACCGTAGACTACCTGACTTCTACCTGCAAGGCCTTCAGATAAATAAATGCGGATTAGAGGATCTGCCCGGTGGATCCGAGCTATTCCACTTTGATGCTGAAGTTAGTAGAGGGATGAGAATTAATCGTTATAATGGTCAGAGCAGAATGATATAACCCCGTTCACGAAGGTCTCAGTAGTCTATTTGTGATCAGCTGAAAGCACTGCCTTTGGGCTCTCCTCGATTTGGAACTGAGGCCCTTCTGATGTGATACTTTAGTTCTTTTTTCCTCACTTGTGGTACCGCCTGGATCGATTCTCCGGCCCATACCATCTGCTGGGCTAAACTAGTGCAGTATCATTTATTATTGGGCCGCAGAGGGCGGGCCCAGATGACCCAGTAGCGGTCTCATTGCTACTGTCAACAATTATGTTAGAGAGAATAGATTTCAAAAGGAAAATATAGATTAACCTCTATTTTTGTATTACAGTAAATGATTGTTCGATATTCAATGACTGCAAGAGACTCATGTGCCTTCATATAAAATGATTGTGTAATGAATGTTTCCAGTTTTGTAGCTCAGTTGATGGAAGATTtggtttaatttgtttttcctgGAACCgtttcaaatttaagaaacaaACTATCATCTTAACATGAgctttgtgtgtgtgtgtgtgtgtgtgtcaggATATATGGAAACTAATGAATATAGAGGTTGTATGTAAAGGAAGGAATGTTCTGAAACTGTTTCATTCTTGATCAAATGAATATATAAAGCTGAAAATGTTTTGATcttcattctttcattttattaattttcacACTTATTTGAAGTTGATTGAACATGGTAATTCCATTGGATTTCAGTCTGCAAGCTTTCATTTGTGGGTTTGAAGAAAGAGACCAGAATCTTGGGGTTTGAAGAAAGCGATATTTGAGAGCGGATTGTTATTGGTATTGTGAAAGGGAGCTAAAAGTTACCAATTTCTTAATTCCATCTGCACTATTACTTCTTTTAGAATATATAGCTATACATGAATGACTAATATtaagtttcaaaattcaaCGGTTCTTCTTTTGAATATCTATACTCTAGCAGTAACCTATATATTCTGTAACTATAAGCGTTTATTAGTACAATTTCATAATATAAACTAGAAAGATAAAAACGGCAGCGGATCGCGGGTGTTCTGCTCAGTGTAGTTTATATATTCACCAAAACATGTTGGCACTAATTAGTTCAATAGTACTCTATCCTAGTTTCATTGCTTTGTACTTTTGTAGTGCACTCTGTTTACAAATTATGATTGAACGTACGTACTGTAACTATGTAGTCGACAATCAGCTATCTGAAGAAGGTAGCTAATCAAAGCTGTATATATTAAGTTCTTTCGATTCTGAGCTGCATGCTTAATAGTTTGAGATGTGGAAATCAGCTTGTGACAGAAAATTGATGCTGCATTAttaattcttcttttttttgtacGTACGACGTAGTTATCGATCATATCAAATTGTAATAAAATCAATACAATGAGATTAGTGGATACGGCTGTCTGATGACTCTGATCAGACTCCATGCCAGGACCCAAGAATGAAATCATGCAGACAAAACACTACCTAGCCAAATTAACGATTAGAGATGTTCAGATAAAAGATCAATGATGAAATGCATGTCTCTTTACGAAAATGATTTGTAATTATTCTGAATCCTTTTGCAATGGATAGTTGAAACTGGTAAGCAACTGCACTTCCAAGCTCCAAGCAGGCAAGCAGATTCTGGTCGATTTTAAGCCATATTATCTAGATGTTGGTTCCTTGCAATATCTTTTGCTGGATTTGGTGCTTGCTAAATTTAAGTGAGGTTTCTGTAATACAGAATAGAATAATTAATACATTGGTTCTAAACGATTTAGTGGGTGGCCGTAAGGATTCGActgcaaaagaaaaatgatatattcTAGATAGTCCCAAGTAATGTCGGCCAGATACATATGTTTTTCCATTTCTAGCTTCTGGAATTAAATAATCGGTTGGTTTTTGGTACTAcgcaatttctcatgagctgTTCAACCTATTCTATATATGAGAAAGCAAAACGTGTACAACATGACAGACTCACAATGGCTGTTGATCACTACTAGCAAAAAGCCAGAGCATGCATGTGTTCATATAATCCGCTTCTATATGTTAATCTTATTGATGAAATGATCCCTGTCTAACACTTGTTATATTCTTATAGAAATGATTGCTGCAGTTTTGTTTGGTCACGTGTTTAAAAAAGATCACCACGAAACTTATTTAGAGTATGAGTTGCACTTATACTAACTTAAATTAttgattaaatttttattaaatatacatttttattattaaaaaaatatcattaaatatcaataattgaattaTAGATGATCTATTTACACCTTGTTGCATTGAATAACAACCATTTGCGACTCAATTATAGCAGGCTAGCAGCTCAAAGAACAGAAGAAAACGATGAAGTGTTTTGGTTTGGACCCGGGGCGATCCAACTCAATATATGTTCAAAGTTTAATGCATTTCTTTGTCCTTCaactttaaaatattttaataagaaaattggaaaataaaccaaattagacCAACTATTGGGCGACGGCTACACTAAAACAAAGGGGATCCGGAAGAAGTATATAATGTCCAGGTATAGATGATATTAGTTAGATTTGGTGTGTTATGTCATTCTCAACTCACTGTGCATGTAATCTATTTCTGTAATAATTGAGTCGACCAGCTGTTTGAACAATGTAAATACCGGAGCgtttatatatactattcaTAGGAATACTCCAGTATTGAATTTTCTGTTCCAGCTTAGCTGGACAATTTTAAGTGCTTCCAGTACGTATTTCACATCAAATTCCTTTTTCCAGTACGTATTGATGGTATTGTTGTGTTGTGATGGAAGAATGTTCACCAGATAGCATACACTTGTCTGGtttttcaattattttcaGATAGAAATTTCCTTGGACTTCATGTTAATAATAGATGTGTAT containing:
- the LOC126795829 gene encoding uncharacterized protein LOC126795829, with protein sequence MSSTTAVASNTIVHQVLDYLDQQNYQDWSSRMETYLSAEDLWDVVTSESPVPRDGEPDDEYKGWMKKNAKALHAIKVSCGAQVFSTIREARTAKKAWDDLEKKYKSNVDEQQQEQEELLEIIEPEGNSSYDSFFEFVDAGDCDNVNKCLATPPGDTNALKARDLENGYTPLHCAARKGHLSIVEKFLELVTPDDMKIRDMYGYTALQVAVDNGHLEIVKKMLLKMSREDLGITNTKGATVLHTAAKLGNVQIVKELVTKMIIEDLETQNKRGYTALGYALVARNVGEDKCSEADIIKMAKFMVEKNPKILTISLGSKLIPVVEACKEFKWDVVRYLCSVTPREAIQPPENASQGATLLCCCLEQQKFDIASDLLSRWPALADVADLRGEGDDSPILLLSRMRPVFMRDMQLRFWQKWYYDWISRPVDSKNPDGTKIVPANVSNSKNDQRKHADVISSPSSIQPQADSNPDQVSIDVPNLEINPGSKDPVLSSVICLPPPADSDVRQGSYAHLSPVMLFKRLKNRLCQLTGINRIRKIKSVHDQIVECICFIGKESENLNDEMVSKSIFEAIKQGDVDFVTHMCNENRQLIDVYDEEGKTIFHMAIECRQEEVFNLLFGLSEEMINEFGRTTVVGTKNSMLHSAGTRPPLSSFNHIQGASLQIQRELQWFKEVEKVVPPGMYECRNTTDKLTARELFHSNHEKLMDEAEKSMKGTASSCTVVGSLIITMMFAAAFTTPGGNDSNSGIPVFVSDGLFMFYIIADAVSLVTSTTSVLIFLGILTSRYAEKDFLINLPTKMMIGLFALFVSIATMMMTFYSGLVMMLRGQYSWVVTPTIVVASIPVFSFAWMLSPLLVQTFISTYGRGIFRRKVKCQQWLQKEKLL